The genomic stretch CGACTGTGGATGGTATGCATTGCGAGAATTGCGCCGACTCTATCTCCAAGGTTATCCTGCGCGAAGAAGCCGTGGAAACTGTTGAGGTCAGTGTCGAGGCGAAAGTCGTCACCATCACCGTCAAAGAAGGCATGAGCCTTTCTGACGAAGTTGTTGAAAAGGCAATCTTTTGGGCCGGTTACGACATCTCCGAAATTACACGCGCCTGATGGCAAAACTCTCCATCAAGGCAGATAATTGAAAAAATTTGCGTCACTCTGTGAGGGAGTGCTAATCAAATACCGATGAAAGTAATCCTGATCTTCACCAGTCTGCTATGGATGCTGAGCATGAATGTCTCAGCAGCAGACATTCATGCATTCTTCAGCTGCGGTGATATGACGGAAGCGACGATGGTCGCAGATATGCCTGACTCAGGCGATCATGAGGAAGATTGCGGTGATAATTGCTGCGGCAGTGCCTGCTTGTGCAAGGCATCTGGCAGCAACCTGTCGCTCCTGCCCCACCAGTCAGATAACTCTTTCAGACATACTTTTTTCAGTGCAAAGTTTTCCGGGCAGCTTGATAATTTTATTAGCGCCCTCCACCTGCTTGCAGATCCACCACCGCGACCTTTTTCCTGACCTGACTTCAGATACTCAGTAACAGGAACAAGGAACTAACTTCATGAAAAAATTATGTGCTGTCGCCCTTGCCGGGTTGATGGCGTTTCAGGCCGCCCCTGCCGGGGCGCGCCCGGTGTCCTACCCGCAAGGTTGGACCTTCATGCAGATGAATGAGGCCGACGCCAACTGGCTACATCTGCATTATACGACAGACCCGAGAACCTCTATCGGTCTGAAGATCGAGAACCAGGGCTATGGGGATCACATCTTCGTCGGCGGACAATACAACCGCCTGCTCAAGCGCTGGAATGCACCATCTTCGCAAGCCAATACCTATCTCAAACTGGGGCTTGGCGTTGCTGACGGCGACTTCAACCAGAACCAGAACCAGAACATCACAAAAGCTGCTGGCTTTGTGCGCTTTGCAGCTGACTGGGAAACGCGGCGCTGGTTCACGTCAGCAGACATGAATGTCTATGCCCGGGAAGGCAAAACCATGACTGCCCAGAAAGCCCGCCTTGGTGTCGCGCCCTATGTGGCAGATTTCGGGGCACTACATACTTGGCTCATGGTCGAGGGTCGATGGACGCAGAACCGTGACGCCGATCAGGGCGAAGATGCCTTCACCATCACGCCATTAGTGCGTATTTTCAAAGGCAGCACCCTTCTGGAAGCAGGCTATTCTTCAAACAATGAGCCACTTTTCAATTTTGTCTATCGCTTTTAATGCATAAGGAGCATTTAAGATGAGAAATCTTTTTACTTTTGTACTTTCTACTATAGCTGCAACCGCTTTGGTAGCAGCCTCGCCCGCATTGTCTGAAGAGGTGGAAAGCCGCCCGGCTGCCGAAATTGTCAGTGCAGAACCTGACAAGGAAGGTCGTATCATTCAGGCAACCGTTGACGGCATGGTGTGCGATTTCTGTGCGCAGTCTTTGACCAAGGTCCTGATGCGCGAGGACGCTGTCGAAAGTGTTCAGATCAGTCTGGAAGCACAGTTTGTCACCATCACCGTCAAGGATGGCATGTCCCTTTCTGACGAAGCGGTCGAAAAAGCGATCTACTGGGCGGGCTATGATCTAACGCAGATCACAAGAGCCTGATACTAATTCTCTATACTGACTTAATTACTGCATCGCCAGATTATAATGGCGATGCAGTTCTGTCAGCGCCGACTCAAAACGCGCCTCGTTATATCGTGATTATTGCGATTGAGGGCGTGCTTGCTCTTTTGGTCATTCCCAAGACACATCTGCTGGAGCCGGTACAAAGGTAAAATCCTGGATGCGAGTACGCCTTGGTGCAAGCCGCATTGTCATAACGACAAAAACGTGGCCGGGCCGAACAAGTCAAACCTTGAATGTTGCTGCTTTTGCACAGCACGCTGACGCCATGATAATAATCCTGAAAAAGATTGGCCCCTAGTGAATCGGCGAGACGAAGCGCCTCGGGGCACATTCAAGTCCCTCTTCCTTTGTGCATCCATGCGTTGAGGCAAAAATCATTTCTGCTCGTCCGATCAGGTGTTCCACTGGCACGAAACCAAGACCGGACATGAAGCGACTATCCGCTGAATTGTCGCGGTTGTCGCCCATCATGAAAACATGCCCCTCTGGCACGAAATATGGCCCTGCAGAATCGCCGCGCCATGTGTCGCTGCGTTCAATGATTGTATGGCGCATCCCCTCAGGCAATATCTCAGCATACTGCCGGACACGCACAACACTGCCTTTATGCTCCCGATACGCATAAGCGCGCACAGGATTGCGTTCAACAGCTCCGCCATTCACATGCAAGACACCATCAATGACGGAAATTTCGTCGCCTGGCAAACCTATGACACGCTTGATCATCACAATGTCATCCTGCGTGTGCTTGAAAACTGCCACATCGCCCCGTTCTGGTAAATTGCCGAGCAGGCGGATGTTGGTATCAGGCAATTTTGAAAAAAACGGAAACCACACGGAGTGCTTGGAATAACCGTAAGGCCATTTGCTGACAATGATACGATCACCAACTTCCAGTGTTGGTACCATGCTTTCAGATGGGATGTGGTATGACGCAAAAGCGACAGAGCGGAACAGCCCAAAGCAGATCAGAAATACAACGAAAAACTGAACATCCCCGCGATATTTTTTCCAGAGTTTGAGCACAGAACGATCCCTTGAATACCCCGACGAACATGCCGCGAAAATGGGTCGCCCGCTACTGAAAATTTGGTAGGGCCAATATAAAAAGCCAGCAACCCGGCGCATGTAAAAGGGGAGAGAGAGTAGCGCCGTCATTGCTGGCTGCATCACAAGATGAGTGATGAATAAGTCTTGATTATTCTGATCAATCTTTATCAGAAAATATATTTAGATAAATGTTTCGTGTGCGTTCATTAGTGCCTCCTTGAAACGACAATACTTATGCAATCAACTTACAGCCCTGATATAATTGCTAGTAGCAACCATTCAAGTCTGCCCATGTGACGCAGGTCACAGGTTCATGTGATTGAAGAAGCCCTTAGCCGTTGTCTCGCGTGGCATCAGTCAGGGCGGCGGCCCCTGCGAGCAAAAGGTAGGAAAGCAGGGCCATTGGGGCCATTGCCAGAATGTCCATCGGCGGCGGGGCGAGGTGATTATAAGCTTGCAGCAGTAACAGAAAGCCAAACAGCAACCAGGGTGAAAAGCGACCGAGCAGCGATTTCGGGCTTGTTGCACGCAGGTAAAGCCACAATCCGAGAAGCAGCAATCCAACCTCCACGACCTGCGACCAGAGCAAACTTTCCCACAAACCAAATCCGACTTTCGGACCATCAATTAAAAGGGGCAGGTCTCGTGTATGCACGACAAGATCCGTTAGCCAATGGGAGCCAATAGCAAGTGCGATTATCACGGCACCGAGGAGGCCTGCGCCGGGTCGCACGAAACGATAGAAAAGAAAGCCTGCCAGCATCCAGACGAGCGTTGCCACAAGACTGTGGGTATAGGGCATGTGATAAAGGTCTAGGTGACTTGCCTCAAGAAAACCCGGCACGATACGCGCCTGTTCAATCCCCACCATGATGAAGATAGCCCAGAAAACATCCACAATCTGTACAGCCAAAAACAGGTGCCAGAGTTTAACCGACTTCGCGACAGCCTTTCCGGCAAGGGCCGGCCCGTAATGACCAACGAACATATCTGCCTCCTGTTTCCTTAGAGAAGAGATTACTCCTGCTGAAAGGCAAGGAGCAATGAATACCCCAGCATAACACTTATGCGTCTTTCAACTTTTTACGCACTTCAATCAGGTCTGCCCAGGCGAGGCGCTTCTGTAAGGGCTGCCGCAATAGAAAGGCTGGATGAAACATGGGCAACGCAGGAATTACCTGACCGGCTGAAGTTTCATGCGCACGCCACAGCCCGCGTGCCCGGGTTATGCCGGGCACACTATCAAAAAGGGCCTGCGTCGGGGTGTTGCCTACCAGGATCAAAACTTTCGGTTGTGCCAGTTCGATAAGGCGAAGGACAAAGGGCAGGCAGATAGCCACTTCAGCCCGAGTGGGGGTGCGATTGCCCGGTGGGCGCCAGAAAATGGAATTGGAAATATAGGCGGCTTCCATTTCATCCTCAAACCGGGAATGACCAATGGCGGCAAGCATCCTGTCCAGCAACTGCCCGGCACGCCCGACAAACGGCTTGCCGATCCTGTCCTCATCCCGCCCGGGCGCTTCACCCAGAACCATCAGGGGAGCACCTTCTATACCATCATCAATGACAGTATTTCGCGCTCCCGGCTTTAACGGGCAGCCATCAAACCCTTGTATGGCAGAGCGCAGCGCGGCTAGTGACTCACAACCACCGGCCAGCGCCTGCGCGCGGGCAACCGCTTCGTCTGTTGGCAGGGGTGCATCCAGCCCGGAAACAGGCGCAGGCGTCTGCCTAGCGTTGTTGCTCGGCCTTTGTGTCGCTGACATGTTCGTCATGGTGGAAGGTGGCGCAGGTGCCTTGCGTTGCATTTGGGGGGCACTGACAGGGCCCCGGTTCTGCCAGGTGGAAAAATCGGATGGTGATGCGCCAATCACGTCATCCAGCCCCATATCGGCATACCATCGCAGGGTCGCGCGCAGGGCTTCGTCAGGATGTGCTTCTGTCATGATCGCGAAACCCTGACGCCAGATTCGACTACGGTCAAGACGAACTGCCGCATAGTTTGGCGAAAGCGATATCTGCGGCTTTGACACATTGGCGGCGATGGCATTTAATGAAGCCTGTTTGGGTATTTGGGGGTTTCTGACAGATGAAGTTTATCACCGTCCACGGCACCGGCGATAACATCGCAGATCCTGATGATCCGAAATGGTGGCAACCTGAGTCTGACTTCTCGCGCGACCTGCTGGCGCAGGCAGGTGGCGGAAAGATTGTGCCCTTTGTCTGGGACGGCAAGAATGACGAACTTTCACGGCGGGATGCTGCAGAAAAGCTGCTCTGGGAACTGACAGAATATGACGAGCGGGAAGAGGATGTGACCCTGATTGGTCACAGCCATGGCGGATCCGTCATATCTACCGCACTGAAGCTGGCGACCTCTACAAAGCGTGATTTTGACCATATCAAGGGCGTCATCACGGTCGGCACACCATTTATTCGCATGAAGCCACAACGCTGGCTGTGGGAACGCCTGGATTTCTCCGGACAGCTGGCCCTGCTCTATTCCATCTTTCTCACCTTTCTCGTGATCTCTTCCTTCATCACCATCGTCATATTTGGCGTCTCCATGACGGATGCCGGCCAGATGGGAGAAGCTGCAGAAATGGTGCAGCAACGCAAAGGCATGGATGAATACGCCGTGCAGGTGCAACAGATGGAGGCACAGATCGAAGCTGCGCGTAATGATCGAACAGTTGCGCTGGCTACGATCTCGTCCTCTATGCTCTTTATCGGGCTTACCTGGTACATGCTGCTGCGATCGCAAAGACGCATCAGAGCCCTGCACAGCAAGCAGGTCGCACAGGAATTTCATGATCAGTTCAGTCTCGTCTGGACTGCCCTTTTTGACAAACGCGATGAAGCGATCAACGGGCTGAGACGAGTCTATGACCTTAACCTCACCCTGATGCAGCCGACACAAAGTCGGGGCTTTCTACGACTGGTTGTGGTGCTGATCGTTGTCTTTTTCCTGGGTAGCGCTGTTGTGGCAGATGAATTGCTGGGTGCCCTCGAGATCGCGCGCGACTATTTGCCTGGCTGGACCTTCATGAGCGACCCGCAAGTTCAGGCGTGGTTGCAATGGTATGCGGAGGAAAGTATCGCAGCGGATGTGCACTGGACCTTGTGGTCCTCAATAGCAGAACCACTCGCCTTTGAAATCATGCTCTGGTACAATATCAACATTGCCCCCAGCCTCACTTTCCTCCCCGACTTCGTGAACGCGACCGCCTATGACGATCGCGGACAACCAACATTTGCCCTGTCTTTCCTGATAGATGTCATCAGCGTGCTCTCAAAGTTACTCATAGTTATCGCTGTCTTCCCACTGACTGACATTATCAACCGTCTGTTTTTCGGTAATTTCCTGGCTCGACGCCTCAATGCCGCATTTGGCAATCAGGTGAAACGGCAAGCTCTTGGCAACACTACGAAGGGCGAAGATGTGGCCGGAGTCGGCAGGGTGCCCCAAGGCTGGGATGACAGCCATGCGGTGCCAATGTCAGAGAAAGCGAGCCTCGCCTTATGTGAGTTTGCAGCCGACCATGCAAAGGAATCCCTCCTCAATGTGCAGAATGTGCTGGCAGATGATACCATCCATACAGATCATAATCTCATTGACGAACTGACCGAACAACTGAGCTGGCGTGAACTTATCCACACTTCCTATTTCCGTGTACCGGAAAGCAAGGAATTCATCATTCACGAAACCCTGCGCCGGGTTGGTATTCGCCCTGTTGCACAAACCCGCAACAGTAACGCAAACGAAGCCATGACCGATTATAATGGCAAGGGGCCAGAGATTACTCCCCTTCCCCGAAGCGCTCATCAACCAGCCGAACAAGCGTATCCAGTGCTTCGGCGGCCTGGGGTCCCTCAGCTGTGATCTGAATAGTGGTGCCCTTTCCGGCCCCCAGCATCATCAGCCCCATGATTGAACACCCTCCGACCTCAACACCATCGCGTCGCACACGAACAAGGGCATCAAATGAGCCTGCAATAGCACAGAATTTGGATGAGGCGCGCGCATGAAGCCCGCGTATATTGGTAATTTCGACGTCCCTGACCAGAATGGCTGTCATGATGTCAGCCTCAGCTGGCTTGATCTCCGGACAATACCCATGAGGCTACATTGATGTATTTTCGACCTGCTTCATGCGCCGCTGTCACAGCTTCTTTTACATTATTCTCTGTGCGGAACTGTTCTGGCGCAAGTTTAATCAACATAGGCAGATTCACACCGGCAATAACTTCGGCGCCAACCTTGTCCATGACTGAAATCGCAAGGTTGGAGGGTGTCCCGCCAAACATGTCCGTCAGGATGATCGTTCCATCGCCGCTTTCTCCAACAGAAGTTGCAGCCTGCAGAATATCTTCCCGGCGACGCTCCATGTCATCATCTTCACCGATACAAACGGCTACCATATTCGGCTGTTGACCAACCACATGCACAGCCGCTTTCAGAAATTCATCTGCCAGATTTCCGTGCGTCACAACCACTAGGCCGATCATAATTTCCGCTGTCCCGTTGCCTGAATCGAACAACCATCCTGCCTTTGTGATTCAAAATGTCTAGATAAAAATACACGTAACGCATGTCTGACCTTGAGGCAGGCCGATTGCTCGAAAGGGTTGAACGCTGCAACCGGCGTTTCGATGGTGGCGCTTGCGATAAGGCGCTCACTGGCCATCTCAGGCAGCCGTGAAATATCGTCCCG from Parvularcula sp. IMCC14364 encodes the following:
- a CDS encoding HPr family phosphocarrier protein; amino-acid sequence: MTAILVRDVEITNIRGLHARASSKFCAIAGSFDALVRVRRDGVEVGGCSIMGLMMLGAGKGTTIQITAEGPQAAEALDTLVRLVDERFGEGE
- a CDS encoding uracil-DNA glycosylase, producing the protein MTEAHPDEALRATLRWYADMGLDDVIGASPSDFSTWQNRGPVSAPQMQRKAPAPPSTMTNMSATQRPSNNARQTPAPVSGLDAPLPTDEAVARAQALAGGCESLAALRSAIQGFDGCPLKPGARNTVIDDGIEGAPLMVLGEAPGRDEDRIGKPFVGRAGQLLDRMLAAIGHSRFEDEMEAAYISNSIFWRPPGNRTPTRAEVAICLPFVLRLIELAQPKVLILVGNTPTQALFDSVPGITRARGLWRAHETSAGQVIPALPMFHPAFLLRQPLQKRLAWADLIEVRKKLKDA
- a CDS encoding heavy-metal-associated domain-containing protein, with the translated sequence MKQLFALIIASIGLLFVGPALAEEAESRPAAEIVSAEPDKEGRIIQATVDGMHCENCADSISKVILREEAVETVEVSVEAKVVTITVKEGMSLSDEVVEKAIFWAGYDISEITRA
- a CDS encoding PTS sugar transporter subunit IIA; translated protein: MIGLVVVTHGNLADEFLKAAVHVVGQQPNMVAVCIGEDDDMERRREDILQAATSVGESGDGTIILTDMFGGTPSNLAISVMDKVGAEVIAGVNLPMLIKLAPEQFRTENNVKEAVTAAHEAGRKYINVASWVLSGDQAS
- the lepB gene encoding signal peptidase I, whose protein sequence is MLKLWKKYRGDVQFFVVFLICFGLFRSVAFASYHIPSESMVPTLEVGDRIIVSKWPYGYSKHSVWFPFFSKLPDTNIRLLGNLPERGDVAVFKHTQDDIVMIKRVIGLPGDEISVIDGVLHVNGGAVERNPVRAYAYREHKGSVVRVRQYAEILPEGMRHTIIERSDTWRGDSAGPYFVPEGHVFMMGDNRDNSADSRFMSGLGFVPVEHLIGRAEMIFASTHGCTKEEGLECAPRRFVSPIH
- a CDS encoding heavy-metal-associated domain-containing protein, whose amino-acid sequence is MRNLFTFVLSTIAATALVAASPALSEEVESRPAAEIVSAEPDKEGRIIQATVDGMVCDFCAQSLTKVLMREDAVESVQISLEAQFVTITVKDGMSLSDEAVEKAIYWAGYDLTQITRA